The DNA segment AGGGCATCTGCCAACATTGCTTGAGGAATTCCAGTTTCCAACCAATGAAGGAGTAGCAGTTGTTCCATAGACACAAACGATTCAGCTTATCTTCTCAAGCTCCAACCAATAAAAGATCATCTACGTTCAGTTATATCTGTCGCTGATCTGTGCGAATGACCTGATCCAACCCAACGTAGAACACAGGAGAGCAAGGGGAGACTTATagacgtatacaaaattatgagggtatagatagggagaATGCTTGCACGATTTTTCCCTGCTGGTtctgtgagactagaactagacgtgatagggtgaaaggtgaactatttaaaAGGGTAATcggaggaggaacttcttcactctgaggatgAGGTacgtgtggaacaagctgccaggaaAATGGTAGATGCTAATTCAATTCtaacatttaagagatatttggataggtacatagatgagaaGGGTATGGAGGCCTGTGGTCTTGGTGCGGTTTGATTGGATTAGCAGAAAACCAGTTTCgcagggactagatgggttgaagagcatgtttctgtgctgtggtattcTATGCCTCTCGAGGGAAAGTGTCAGTATGAAAGATTTAAGGAAGTTTGTGAAATTCTCATTGGTTTATCAGTCAACATTACCAATGGACTGAAGGACAGCCACGGTACTTCCAGCTGCAACACCTCCTCCATTGGCCACAGCTGCCCCGCTCATCATTTTTGCTGCAATGGTACCAGCCGCTATTCCAGTACTTGTGAAGCCCACTGCCCCCAGAACTGCAGGGAGTGCAGCAACTGCAGCCACTAAAAGAGGAAACAGCTCCATTTGAACAGAGTGCATCCAAACAGGAACTTTAATACACTAAACAAAAAACATACAGGCACCTGTACAACATTATTTCTATGAAAGGTATAGACAGGCAATTTAACACTGGGTCAGACAGCTCTTCATTATTCACCTGGGCGTTATTTGAATGTGGTTAGATCTACAATGCGGATGGCATAAAGCTGAGGGGTACACTACAAACAGTATCCAATACCTCAGCTCACTACCTGAAGGGCTCCCTCCCTGGACTCTGTACTCCCCTCAATGGGCCATGTTCAGATAAGTACTGAGAGATTGTGTAGTGTGGAGATACTGAGGAGACATTGACACACTCCCCGAGCAACAGTTGGGGAAACAAAATCAAATTagtgtcacagagtcatacacaacCTCTTTGTCccaatgagtccatgctgaccatcacacacccactTAACATTAATCCctttttatttttgtcacatgacCCTAGACTCCTCCTAGATtttaccactcacccacacactagggGAAATCGATAGCAACCAATTAATCAATCAACTTCTGTGACCTCGGTGATTTTGGAAGCTACAGTTGCATCCAGAGGAAATTCACGCCAACAGAAGGACAACATGCAAACCGCAGTTCGGAGTTCAGGACTTGAACCCCATATCGCTGCAGCTGTGAGGCAGCATCTCCACTCACTGTGGTGCCCAAACTTTCAGAACTGCTCTTGCTAACTATTTTGAGGGTGGCATAGTCGGGTGGTGGTTACCCCAATTGCTTTACATTGCCACCTGTAAGATGGGGGCTCGATTCCTTCTACTGTAAGTCAGGCGTTTGTGCGTTCACCCCATGACCGTGTAAGTTTATTTTGTGTTCTCCAGTTTCTGCGCACATTCCAGAATTGTATAGTTACAGTTACTAAGTTGTGGGCACAGCATGTTGGCTTTGGAAGCGTGGCAAATCTTCCAGACTGCCCAGCACGATTCTTTCTGATTTTATTTGACACAGAATggcacatttctctgtatgtttcgatgtttgtCTGACGAACAATACTAATGTTAATCTTGGTTATGCCAGCTCTTCTAAAAGAATTTTTCATGCAGGTTAGGTTGAGTTTTGTCATCTCTTCCACATTTTTTTTATCATGACCAACAGAACATCCCTCAACACCTTTCATAATTGCCCAACTATAACCCGTTGTGGTGTCCTAAACTCCTCATGTTCTCTCCTAGCCACAGTCCCAAAATGAGACTGAGAAATTGTAACTTCCTGGGCCCTCACTCAGCCAGTAGCCTCTTGTCACTTGGAGATCCAGGAGCCCCAGAAATTGTGCCTAATCTTGGTTTTGTACTCTACTCTA comes from the Mobula hypostoma chromosome 26, sMobHyp1.1, whole genome shotgun sequence genome and includes:
- the LOC134338132 gene encoding interferon alpha-inducible protein 27-like protein 2A isoform X1; the encoded protein is MAAARKERDQEELSRMGFLLLLGAGTGAVAAVAALPAVLGAVGFTSTGIAAGTIAAKMMSGAAVANGGGVAAGSTVAVLQSIGAAGLSTAANAALGTAGAVVGAILGR
- the LOC134338132 gene encoding interferon alpha-inducible protein 27-like protein 2A isoform X2, which gives rise to MGFLLLLGAGTGAVAAVAALPAVLGAVGFTSTGIAAGTIAAKMMSGAAVANGGGVAAGSTVAVLQSIGAAGLSTAANAALGTAGAVVGAILGR